A window of the Lactuca sativa cultivar Salinas chromosome 5, Lsat_Salinas_v11, whole genome shotgun sequence genome harbors these coding sequences:
- the LOC111913095 gene encoding glutathione S-transferase T3-like, protein MQFPTSFYMQQNPYLQQNVFNTFTSMPQTTTQPMQETIPEAQAGDSQKGRGKRKRKGKEIMETEEAPPLWWTPEKEYVCAVAWCETSKNPAVGNDMRRVGFWKAVLVKFHVSLKKQLYHNIYMLSSKWTPINRWCTKFIGIFIRLSSQKQSGANEFNVFKAAREQYHVEIGHAFKYKKIWELVRIDPKWIQN, encoded by the coding sequence ATGCAATTTCCTACTTCGTTCTATATGCAACAAAACCCATATCTTCAACAAAACGTTTTCAATACTTTCACTTCCATGCCACAAACAACCACACAACCAATGCAAGAAACTATTCCTGAAGCGCAAGCGGGAGACAGTCAGAAAGGTAgagggaaaaggaaaaggaaagggaaagaaatcATGGAAACTGAAGAAGCACCTCCACTATGGTGGACACCTGAGAAGGAGTACGTGTGTGCGGTGGCGTGGTGCGAGACTTCAAAAAATCCAGCTGTAGGAAATGATATGCGAAGAGTTGGTTTTTGGAAAGCCGTGCTCGTAAAATTCCATGTGAGTTTAAAGAAACAGTTATATCACAATATCTATATGCTTAGTAGCAAGTGGACTCCAATCAATCGTTGGTGCACCAAATTTATTGGGATTTTCATAAGACTTTCTTCGCAAAAGCAAAGTGGTGCGAATGAATTCAATGTGTTCAAAGCCGCAAGGGAACAATATCATGTCGAAATAGGGCACGCTTTTAAGTATAAAAAAATATGGGAGCTTGTTAGAATAGATCCAAAATGGATCCAAAATTGA